One genomic window of Cellulophaga sp. Hel_I_12 includes the following:
- a CDS encoding inorganic phosphate transporter: protein MDNIYLLMIIALAVLAVADLVVGVSNDAVNFLNSAIGSKAISFKTIMIVASVGIGLGAIFSSGMMEVARKGIFNPNEFYFNEIMFIFMAVMITDILLLDFFNTIGMPTSTTVSIVFELLGASVAMALIKIANDNGSFTDVVNYINTEKATEIVLGILLSVVIAFSIGALVQWISRSLLSFNFERQPKWVSAVFGGFALSAMTYFILMKGIGGTAYASQQFEFLEGMTIKNYLEAKAITLVLGNFLLWSVLSYLLIHVAKFNIYKIIIGVGTFALALAFAGNDLVNFIGVPIAAWQSYEAWAASGIPATEFGMSILSDKVETPTLLLFISGIVMVTTLWLSKKARYVAETEINLAREGDGKERFQPNYLSRTIVRFAVGISTITSSFIPKVAQNKLDKRFSKPVIEMAKDKTYEMPAFDMVRAAVNLMVAGILISIATSYKLPLSTTYVTFMVAMGSSLADRAWGAESAVYRVAGVLNVIGGWFGTAIIAFVTAGIILAIISFGKGAAIAVLLFAAFLLLARNYISYNKKTKEIKAEDSLKRAESSSIQGVISESTDNISSVVKRSNKIYTNAIDGLARQDLDALKKNKKQVTKLSNEIDELRDNIFYFIKNLDESSLGASNFYISILGYLQDMAQSLEYITKVSHKHIHNNHKKLKYNQIKELKEIDAKLDHVFSATKAAFDSNSFEQIGLILKHKQEAYDLVSQKIEKQVARTRTEESSPKNTTLYFSLLQETKDLLVATMNLLELYYNEHDSSVKPAKVDPTQK, encoded by the coding sequence ATGGATAATATTTACCTATTGATGATAATAGCCTTAGCCGTTTTAGCAGTCGCTGATTTGGTTGTAGGTGTTAGTAATGACGCAGTAAACTTTTTAAATTCGGCTATTGGCTCAAAAGCCATATCGTTCAAGACCATAATGATAGTGGCTAGTGTTGGAATAGGTTTAGGGGCTATCTTTTCTAGCGGGATGATGGAAGTAGCCCGGAAAGGAATTTTCAACCCTAACGAATTCTATTTTAATGAAATCATGTTCATTTTTATGGCGGTCATGATTACTGATATTCTTTTATTAGACTTTTTTAATACGATTGGGATGCCTACCTCAACTACGGTTTCGATCGTTTTTGAGCTTTTAGGTGCATCGGTAGCTATGGCGCTTATAAAAATTGCAAATGATAATGGCAGTTTTACAGACGTTGTTAATTATATAAATACCGAAAAAGCAACAGAAATTGTCCTGGGAATTTTACTATCTGTGGTCATTGCTTTTTCTATAGGGGCCCTTGTACAATGGATTTCCAGATCCTTATTGTCTTTTAATTTTGAAAGACAGCCCAAATGGGTTAGTGCCGTATTTGGTGGATTTGCATTATCTGCCATGACCTATTTTATTTTAATGAAAGGTATTGGTGGAACCGCATACGCAAGTCAACAATTTGAGTTTTTGGAGGGAATGACTATTAAAAATTATCTTGAGGCAAAGGCAATTACACTCGTTCTTGGAAACTTTTTATTATGGTCTGTACTTTCTTACCTATTAATACATGTCGCTAAATTTAACATCTATAAAATTATTATTGGTGTGGGTACCTTTGCCTTGGCTTTGGCTTTTGCAGGTAACGATTTGGTAAATTTTATTGGGGTACCTATAGCCGCATGGCAATCGTATGAAGCTTGGGCAGCCTCAGGTATACCTGCAACAGAATTTGGCATGAGTATTTTGTCTGACAAAGTAGAAACTCCCACGCTCTTATTATTTATTTCAGGGATTGTTATGGTCACTACCCTGTGGCTTTCTAAGAAAGCCAGATATGTTGCTGAAACAGAAATTAATTTAGCCAGAGAAGGTGACGGTAAAGAGCGTTTTCAGCCTAATTATTTATCGAGAACTATTGTTCGGTTTGCTGTGGGAATTTCAACGATAACATCGTCATTTATTCCAAAAGTTGCACAAAACAAACTAGACAAACGCTTTAGTAAGCCTGTTATTGAAATGGCAAAAGATAAAACTTACGAAATGCCTGCTTTTGATATGGTTAGAGCTGCCGTAAATCTAATGGTCGCCGGTATTCTTATTTCTATTGCAACCTCTTACAAACTACCTTTATCTACCACCTATGTAACCTTTATGGTAGCGATGGGTAGTTCCTTAGCCGATAGAGCTTGGGGCGCTGAAAGCGCTGTTTATAGAGTTGCTGGTGTTTTAAATGTCATTGGCGGTTGGTTTGGAACAGCCATCATCGCTTTTGTGACTGCTGGTATTATTTTAGCGATTATCAGCTTTGGAAAAGGTGCCGCTATCGCAGTATTGCTTTTTGCGGCTTTTTTATTATTAGCCCGAAATTACATTTCCTACAATAAAAAAACGAAGGAAATCAAAGCCGAAGACAGTCTTAAGAGAGCGGAAAGCAGTTCTATTCAAGGTGTCATCTCAGAAAGTACGGACAATATTTCTAGCGTTGTAAAACGAAGTAATAAAATTTATACGAATGCTATTGATGGTTTAGCCAGACAAGATTTAGATGCCCTTAAAAAGAACAAAAAACAGGTAACTAAATTGTCTAACGAGATTGATGAACTCCGAGATAACATCTTTTATTTTATAAAAAATTTAGATGAATCTAGTTTAGGTGCTAGTAATTTTTACATCAGTATTTTAGGGTACTTGCAAGACATGGCGCAATCCTTAGAATATATTACCAAAGTAAGTCACAAACACATTCACAACAATCATAAAAAATTAAAATATAACCAAATAAAAGAGCTCAAGGAAATTGATGCGAAACTCGATCATGTTTTTTCAGCAACCAAAGCCGCTTTTGATTCTAATTCTTTTGAGCAGATAGGTCTTATTTTAAAGCATAAACAAGAAGCTTATGACCTTGTGTCGCAAAAAATTGAAAAACAAGTAGCCAGAACAAGAACTGAAGAATCCAGTCCAAAAAATACTACGCTATATTTTTCATTGCTACAGGAGACAAAAGACCTTCTAGTCGCTACTATGAATCTATTAGAACTTTATTATAATGAGCATGACAGCTCTGTAAAACCAGCAAAAGTAGATCCTACTCAGAAGTAA
- a CDS encoding porin, producing the protein MNSAYRTMVLLLFLIQASHAQETANTSFGKGIFNIVAKDSTWSMKIATRMQILSVFNYEKNTNGEFINQPSDFAIRRARLKFDGFAYSPKLEYKIELGLSNQDISGGSIYTGNAPRYIFDAVLMWNFYENFELWLGQTKLPGNIERVISSGNLQQVDRSLLNRSFNIDRDMGIQLRHKTNLSKKFLMREILAISQGEGRNITVGNFGGYQYTTRLELLPFGTFESGGDYSGADLKREEKAKLLLAVTYDFNNNAVKTRSNQGSYMLNDTGFFETNINSLFVDAMFKYQGFSFMGEYALRNADDALAKNADGTLTGDTVEVGSGLNLQSGYLFENNWEVSGRYTNVTLDEISIGERIENQYTVGLSKYIVGHKLKVQTDLSYLTIVNNPDELMYRLQVDIHF; encoded by the coding sequence ATGAATAGTGCTTATAGGACCATGGTCCTACTATTATTTTTAATCCAAGCGTCCCATGCTCAAGAAACAGCCAACACCTCTTTTGGGAAAGGTATTTTTAATATCGTAGCGAAAGACAGTACTTGGAGCATGAAAATTGCCACAAGAATGCAAATTTTAAGTGTTTTTAATTACGAAAAAAACACGAATGGCGAATTCATAAATCAACCTTCTGATTTTGCGATTCGACGAGCACGTTTAAAATTTGATGGCTTCGCCTATTCCCCTAAATTAGAATATAAAATAGAATTAGGACTATCCAATCAAGATATATCTGGAGGCTCTATATATACAGGTAATGCTCCTAGGTATATTTTTGATGCTGTTTTGATGTGGAATTTTTATGAAAATTTTGAGTTATGGCTAGGCCAAACAAAACTACCAGGGAATATAGAACGTGTTATTTCTTCAGGAAATTTGCAACAAGTAGATCGTTCTTTATTAAATAGAAGTTTTAATATTGATCGTGACATGGGTATTCAACTTCGGCATAAAACAAACCTCTCAAAGAAGTTTTTAATGCGTGAAATATTAGCCATTTCGCAAGGTGAAGGCAGAAATATTACGGTTGGTAATTTTGGAGGTTACCAATACACTACCCGTTTAGAGCTTTTGCCCTTTGGAACCTTCGAAAGTGGAGGAGATTACAGTGGTGCTGATTTAAAAAGGGAAGAAAAAGCTAAGTTACTTTTAGCAGTTACTTATGATTTTAATAATAACGCCGTAAAAACTAGAAGTAACCAAGGTAGTTATATGTTAAATGATACTGGTTTTTTTGAAACTAATATTAATTCACTTTTTGTAGATGCCATGTTTAAGTACCAAGGCTTTTCTTTTATGGGAGAGTATGCCTTAAGAAATGCTGATGATGCCCTTGCTAAAAATGCTGACGGCACGCTTACGGGCGACACGGTAGAGGTAGGTAGTGGTTTAAATCTTCAATCGGGGTATCTTTTTGAGAATAATTGGGAAGTTTCGGGAAGGTATACAAACGTTACCTTAGATGAAATAAGCATCGGTGAACGTATAGAAAATCAATATACGGTTGGACTTTCAAAATATATTGTTGGCCATAAATTAAAAGTTCAAACAGATTTAAGTTATCTTACCATTGTTAACAATCCTGATGAACTCATGTATCGCCTACAAGTAGATATTCATTTTTGA
- a CDS encoding carboxypeptidase-like regulatory domain-containing protein, whose translation MSKTLLFSFFILSTVCIFSQENAVITGNLSDENYDREPLLFATVKLKNTCRVTQTNFHGNFEFSDLAPGTYTLVYSFLGYDTKEVSIHVKNNDMLRVNHQLSQKNILHQPLTSEHVAADTSEKLKRKR comes from the coding sequence ATGTCTAAAACATTACTATTTAGCTTTTTTATTTTAAGTACCGTGTGCATATTTTCACAAGAAAACGCCGTTATTACCGGGAACTTATCTGACGAAAATTATGACCGTGAGCCACTTTTATTTGCAACGGTGAAATTAAAAAACACCTGTAGAGTTACCCAAACAAATTTTCATGGTAATTTTGAGTTTTCTGATCTGGCACCAGGCACTTACACCCTTGTTTATAGTTTTTTAGGATACGACACAAAAGAAGTAAGCATTCACGTAAAAAACAATGATATGCTTAGGGTTAATCACCAATTGAGCCAAAAAAACATACTTCACCAACCCCTTACTTCCGAACATGTAGCGGCAGACACAAGCGAAAAACTAAAGCGAAAGAGGTAA
- the dgt gene encoding dGTP triphosphohydrolase — translation MNWEQLLSLKRQGDTHKRLRKEQDETRLGFEVDYDRIIFSSAFRSLQDKTQVIPLSKTDFIHTRLTHSLEVSVVGRSLGRITGKKILEKHPYLKEIQGFQINDFGAIVAAAALSHDIGNPPFGHSGEKAIGEFFISGKGEKYKDQLTAKQYQDIIDFEGNANGFRLLTASREGVEGGLRLSYGTLGAFMKYPKESLPKKPSEHIADKKFGFFQGDKDAFIEVAQELGLVQTRTGENLSFSRHPLTFLVEAADDICYTIIDFEDGINLGLISEEFALEYLIKLVKDSINTKKYNAMVHMQDRLSYLRALAINTLIADAVAVFLENEEAILKGEFTVSLLDKSNYKAQIADIIKISVEKIYQSQEVLDKEIAGYKIISDILDVYTTALIHKKTGHASNYDSLLIQTLPEVYQTTDDISVYDIVLNSCCYVASLSDSAAVYIHNKIMGKHL, via the coding sequence ATGAATTGGGAACAATTACTTTCGTTAAAACGGCAAGGTGATACACATAAAAGATTGCGAAAAGAACAAGATGAAACTCGTTTAGGTTTTGAAGTCGATTACGATCGAATTATATTTTCATCCGCGTTTAGAAGTTTACAAGATAAAACACAAGTAATTCCACTTTCAAAAACCGATTTTATACACACCAGACTAACCCATAGTTTAGAAGTTTCGGTAGTGGGACGAAGCCTAGGGCGCATTACTGGAAAAAAAATATTAGAAAAGCATCCCTATTTAAAAGAGATACAGGGGTTTCAAATCAACGATTTTGGAGCGATTGTTGCCGCTGCTGCCTTATCGCACGACATTGGAAATCCGCCGTTCGGGCACAGCGGAGAAAAGGCGATTGGCGAATTTTTTATTTCAGGAAAAGGAGAAAAATATAAAGACCAACTTACTGCAAAACAGTATCAAGACATCATCGATTTTGAAGGAAATGCTAACGGATTTAGACTTCTAACAGCTTCAAGAGAAGGTGTTGAAGGGGGGCTAAGACTCAGTTATGGTACTTTGGGTGCTTTTATGAAGTACCCGAAAGAAAGTTTACCCAAAAAACCATCAGAACATATCGCGGACAAAAAATTTGGTTTTTTTCAAGGCGATAAAGATGCCTTTATTGAAGTTGCTCAAGAGTTGGGGTTGGTACAAACTAGAACAGGAGAAAACCTAAGTTTTTCAAGACATCCTTTGACTTTTTTGGTGGAAGCTGCTGATGATATTTGTTACACGATTATAGACTTTGAGGACGGTATTAATTTGGGTTTAATTTCTGAAGAATTTGCTTTAGAATATTTGATTAAATTGGTAAAAGACAGCATTAATACTAAAAAATACAACGCTATGGTGCATATGCAAGACCGTTTGAGTTACTTGCGTGCACTAGCGATAAATACTTTAATTGCCGATGCCGTTGCTGTGTTTTTAGAGAACGAAGAAGCTATTCTAAAGGGAGAATTTACGGTTTCTCTGTTGGATAAAAGTAACTATAAAGCACAAATTGCCGACATCATAAAAATTAGTGTCGAAAAAATTTATCAGTCTCAGGAAGTGTTGGATAAAGAAATTGCAGGTTATAAAATAATCTCAGATATTTTAGATGTTTATACGACTGCTTTGATCCATAAAAAAACAGGTCATGCATCAAACTATGATTCTCTTTTAATACAAACCTTGCCAGAAGTGTATCAAACAACAGATGATATTTCAGTGTATGATATAGTACTAAATAGTTGTTGTTACGTGGCGAGTTTGTCTGACAGTGCGGCGGTTTATATTCACAATAAAATTATGGGGAAACACTTGTAG
- a CDS encoding DUF3078 domain-containing protein — protein MLLNRLNYILFTVFCVGFLNLNAQDSIPPTQEVDSIKIDTIVIRAFQDRIKNIPRGANLTNPVISFKKTKPLKNKYNRFRIPSFWDSQNKIGFNFSEAAFVNWNSGGNNSVTGLAHAKFVRNYKFRYIQWNNDLEIRYGLNAQEDRELRKTEDVIRFSSTFGFRRDTISNWYYSVKTNFNTQFTNGFKYPDTENPISSFMAPGYLFLGGGASYIPEGKKFDLYISPLTQKATFVLNQELANRGAFGVKRAVRDIDGNIIEEGKKVYMELGFLVTNTWENEIAKNITLNHRLSLYSDYLNSFGNIDVDWELNFNLKVNKYISTSFGTHVIYDDDILFDEQKDANGAIVQNGVPKIQFKQILGVGLLYDF, from the coding sequence ATGCTTTTAAATAGGTTAAACTATATCCTTTTTACGGTGTTTTGTGTTGGCTTTTTAAACCTAAATGCGCAAGATAGTATTCCTCCTACTCAGGAAGTTGATTCTATTAAAATAGATACTATTGTCATTAGAGCCTTTCAAGATAGAATCAAAAACATTCCTCGTGGTGCCAACTTAACCAATCCGGTTATCTCATTTAAAAAAACAAAACCTCTAAAAAATAAATACAACAGATTTAGAATTCCTTCATTTTGGGATTCACAAAATAAAATTGGTTTTAACTTTAGTGAGGCTGCCTTTGTGAATTGGAATTCTGGTGGTAATAACTCTGTAACGGGCCTTGCACATGCCAAGTTTGTCAGAAACTACAAATTCAGATACATACAATGGAATAATGATTTAGAAATACGATATGGATTAAACGCACAGGAAGATAGGGAGCTTCGTAAAACGGAAGATGTTATTAGGTTTAGCTCTACTTTTGGTTTTCGTAGAGATACCATAAGCAATTGGTACTATTCGGTAAAAACTAATTTTAATACGCAATTTACAAACGGCTTTAAATACCCAGATACTGAAAACCCTATTTCTTCATTTATGGCTCCAGGCTATCTGTTTTTAGGAGGTGGAGCTTCATACATTCCTGAAGGCAAAAAATTTGATCTCTATATTTCACCCTTGACTCAAAAAGCAACATTTGTTTTAAATCAAGAATTGGCGAACAGAGGTGCCTTTGGTGTCAAAAGAGCTGTTCGGGATATAGATGGAAATATTATTGAGGAAGGTAAAAAGGTATATATGGAACTTGGGTTTTTAGTGACAAATACCTGGGAGAATGAAATTGCAAAAAACATCACCTTAAATCACAGGTTGAGTTTATACTCTGATTATTTAAATAGTTTTGGAAATATAGATGTCGATTGGGAATTGAATTTTAATTTAAAGGTAAACAAATACATTAGTACCAGCTTTGGCACTCATGTTATCTATGACGATGATATTTTATTTGACGAACAAAAAGATGCCAATGGTGCTATCGTTCAAAATGGAGTTCCTAAAATACAGTTCAAACAAATTTTAGGTGTGGGTTTATTGTATGATTTTTAA
- a CDS encoding 1-deoxy-D-xylulose-5-phosphate synthase, whose protein sequence is MGSLLEKIHAPIDLRLLKQEDLPQLAHELRDFIIDIVATKEGHLGASLGVVELTIALHYVFHTPEDILIWDVGHQAYGHKILTGRKEVFATNRQLNGISGFPKRSESEFDAFGTGHSSTSISAILGMAIASQIKGDFNKQHIAVIGDASIASGMAFEGLNHAGATDSNILIILNDNAIGIDPSVGALKKYLTNVKKGTAKDENIFECLNFKYFGPIDGHDLPLVIATLERLKKVKGPKLLHLISTKGKGLQKAEENQVVYHAPGKFDKKTGDLIQNSTAFEPAKYQDVFGYTLVELAKINTKIVGITPAMPTGSSLKFMMEAIPERAFDVGIAEQHAVTMAAGMATQGLIPYCTIYSTFLQRAYDQVIHDVALQNLPVIFCLDRAGLVGQDGATHHGVYDIAFLRCIPNLIVCAPINELELRNMMFTAQLGLEHPIAIRYPRGRGVLKKWQLPFEKIEIGKAQELKIGTKIAVLTMGAIGNMAAKVIKEYAESSIIGHYNMRFVKPLDTIMLDKIFNTYEHIITIEDACKIGGFGSAILEFANANKYQKPITILGIEDVFIEHGTTAELHEATKIDSSSLILNLNHIIHAFK, encoded by the coding sequence TTGGGTAGTTTATTAGAAAAAATACATGCGCCTATTGATCTTCGTTTGCTTAAACAAGAAGATTTGCCCCAACTTGCGCATGAACTGCGTGACTTTATCATTGATATAGTCGCTACTAAAGAAGGCCATTTAGGCGCCAGCTTAGGTGTTGTAGAATTGACCATAGCTTTGCATTATGTGTTTCATACGCCCGAGGATATACTGATTTGGGATGTTGGCCACCAAGCCTACGGGCACAAAATACTCACAGGAAGAAAAGAAGTTTTTGCAACCAACCGACAATTAAACGGTATTAGTGGTTTCCCAAAACGCAGTGAAAGTGAGTTTGATGCCTTTGGAACAGGACACAGCTCTACTTCTATTTCGGCCATTTTAGGTATGGCTATTGCATCACAGATAAAAGGTGACTTTAACAAGCAGCATATTGCCGTAATTGGTGATGCCTCGATTGCTAGTGGCATGGCGTTTGAAGGGTTAAACCATGCAGGAGCCACCGATTCGAATATTTTAATTATTTTAAATGACAACGCCATTGGTATTGATCCCAGCGTTGGTGCTTTAAAAAAATACTTGACCAATGTTAAAAAAGGTACCGCTAAAGACGAAAATATTTTTGAATGTTTAAACTTCAAGTACTTTGGTCCTATTGATGGGCATGATCTACCCTTAGTTATAGCAACTTTAGAGCGCTTGAAAAAAGTGAAAGGACCCAAGCTTTTACATTTAATAAGCACGAAAGGTAAGGGCTTACAAAAAGCGGAAGAAAATCAAGTAGTGTATCACGCTCCCGGAAAGTTTGATAAAAAAACAGGCGATTTAATCCAAAATTCTACTGCTTTCGAACCTGCTAAATATCAAGATGTATTTGGGTATACGTTAGTCGAATTAGCAAAAATCAATACGAAGATTGTAGGTATTACTCCTGCAATGCCCACAGGCAGTTCCTTAAAATTTATGATGGAAGCAATTCCTGAAAGAGCTTTTGATGTTGGTATTGCCGAACAACACGCTGTGACCATGGCGGCAGGAATGGCAACTCAAGGCTTAATTCCGTATTGCACTATTTATTCTACCTTTTTGCAACGCGCCTACGATCAGGTAATTCATGATGTGGCGCTACAAAATTTACCTGTAATTTTTTGCTTAGACAGAGCTGGCTTAGTGGGCCAAGATGGTGCTACACATCACGGTGTCTACGATATAGCCTTCTTACGATGTATTCCAAATTTAATAGTATGCGCCCCCATAAATGAACTAGAACTCAGAAATATGATGTTTACAGCGCAATTAGGCCTAGAGCACCCCATTGCCATACGCTACCCAAGGGGTCGCGGAGTGTTAAAAAAGTGGCAGCTTCCGTTTGAAAAAATTGAAATTGGAAAAGCCCAAGAATTAAAAATTGGCACAAAAATCGCGGTTCTCACCATGGGTGCTATTGGGAATATGGCAGCAAAGGTGATTAAAGAATATGCTGAATCCTCAATTATTGGCCATTATAACATGCGTTTTGTCAAGCCTTTAGACACTATAATGCTAGACAAAATTTTTAATACCTACGAGCATATCATCACTATTGAGGATGCTTGTAAAATAGGAGGTTTCGGAAGTGCTATTTTAGAATTCGCCAATGCCAACAAATATCAAAAGCCAATAACTATTCTAGGCATAGAAGACGTTTTTATTGAACATGGCACTACTGCAGAATTGCATGAAGCTACTAAAATTGATTCGTCATCATTAATTTTAAATCTAAACCATATAATTCATGCTTTTAAATAG
- a CDS encoding nucleoside deaminase yields the protein MLLPFDDTYFMKKALQEAETAFEKGEVPVGAIIVVQDRIIARAHNLTEQLNDVTAHAEMQAITSAANFLGGKYLKDCTLYVSLEPCQMCAGALYWSQISRIVYAAKDEQRGCSVMGTKLHPKTKIEGGVLAAEASELLQRFFSQKRK from the coding sequence ATGCTACTGCCCTTCGACGATACTTATTTTATGAAAAAAGCCTTGCAAGAAGCTGAAACTGCTTTTGAAAAAGGAGAAGTACCTGTAGGTGCTATAATTGTTGTGCAAGATCGGATTATTGCAAGAGCCCATAATTTAACAGAACAATTAAACGACGTTACAGCACATGCAGAAATGCAAGCGATAACCTCGGCGGCTAACTTTTTAGGGGGTAAATATTTAAAAGATTGCACCTTGTATGTAAGTCTAGAACCTTGCCAAATGTGTGCAGGAGCTTTGTATTGGAGTCAAATTTCAAGAATTGTTTATGCAGCAAAAGATGAGCAACGTGGTTGCAGCGTTATGGGCACAAAATTACATCCTAAAACTAAAATTGAAGGAGGCGTTTTGGCTGCAGAAGCATCTGAATTATTACAACGATTCTTTAGTCAAAAAAGAAAATAA
- a CDS encoding cold-shock protein produces MTGTVKFYNVSKGYGFITNDKTGKDIFVHATSLNGAELNEGDKVEYAEEEGKKGIVAAQVEVIG; encoded by the coding sequence ATGACCGGAACAGTAAAATTTTACAATGTATCTAAAGGCTACGGATTCATTACCAACGACAAAACAGGAAAAGACATTTTTGTACATGCTACTTCTCTAAATGGCGCCGAACTTAATGAAGGTGACAAAGTAGAATATGCAGAAGAAGAAGGGAAAAAAGGTATTGTTGCTGCACAAGTTGAAGTAATAGGTTAA